The Calypte anna isolate BGI_N300 chromosome 2, bCalAnn1_v1.p, whole genome shotgun sequence genome includes a window with the following:
- the RRS1 gene encoding LOW QUALITY PROTEIN: ribosome biogenesis regulatory protein homolog (The sequence of the model RefSeq protein was modified relative to this genomic sequence to represent the inferred CDS: deleted 1 base in 1 codon), whose translation MAALRVEEVLAAAEEQEAEKRRSVTVEKELELEFDLGNLLALDPNPPPAASLRGDGPRRETLLRALARDNTQLLVARLWELPAERAGGGGGPLVAQLPDPAFRLPREKPPPRPRPPTRWEQFARLKGIRRRKRTSLVWDEQAKEWRRRWGYRRAGGDPARAWLAEVPAGADPEEDQFARLRREKRERVARNELNRLRNLARAHRAGTAVPAAPLHPTGHQSREELNHVARVARVSTASLGRFQPRLPKESAELPSRSGGRKRRFEPLLGNLAAERSRQLEMLRDMGKKKPVLDITRAVNKQLRQEEAEAAAAKGKKKSQRGKRGRRQQRTGRSSKKSTARRQQQRPAGSSTGSGRRKKA comes from the exons ATGGCGGCCTTGCGGGTGGAGGAAGTGCTGGCGGCCGCCGAGGAGCAGGAGGCGGAGAAGCGTCGGAGCGTCACggtggagaaggagctggagctaGAGTTTGACCTGGGCAATCTGCTGGCCCTGGACCCTAACCCGCCGCCGGCGGCGAGCCTGCGGGGCGACGGCCCTCGGCGGGAGACCCTGCTGCGGGCTCTGGCCCGCGACAACACGCAGCTGCTGGTGGCCCGGCTCTGGGAGCTGCCGGCCGAGCGCGCCGGGGGGGGC GGAGGGCCGCTGGTGGCCCAGCTGCCCGATCCGGCCTTCCGACTGCCGCGGGAGAAGCCTCCGCCGCGGCCGCGGCCTCCGACACGCTGGGAGCAGTTCGCCCGGCTGAAGGGCATCCGCCGGCGCAAGCGGACCTCGCTGGTGTGGGACGAGCAGGCCAAGGAGTGGCGGCGGCGCTGGGGCTaccggcgggcgggcggcgaCCCGGCCCGCGCCTGGCTGGCCGAGGTGCCGGCGGGCGCCGACCCGGAGGAGGACCAGTTCGCCCGGCTAAGGCGGGAGAAGCGGGAGCGGGTGGCCCGCAACGAGCTCAACCGACTGCGGAACCTGGCCCGCGCCCACCGGGCCGGCACCGCCGTCCCCGCCGCGCCCCTCCATCCCACCGGCCACCAGAGCCGGGAGGAGCTGAACCACGTTGCCCGCGTCGCCCGAGTCTCCACTGCCTCGCTGGGCCGCTTCCAGCCCCGGCTGCCCAAGGAGTCGGCGGAGCTGCCGTCCCGCAGCGGCGGGAGGAAACGCCGCTTCGAGCCGCTGCTGGGCAACCTGGCGGCCGAGCGCAGCCggcagctggagatgctgcGGGATATGGGCAAGAAGAAGCCGGTCCTCGACATCACCCGCGCCGTCAACAAGCAGCTGCGCCAGGAGGAAGCCGAGGCAGCTGCCGCCAAGGGCAAGAAGAAGTCGCAGCGGGGGAAGCGCGGCCGCCGGCAGCAGCGGACTGGCCGGAGCAGCAAGAAGAGCACGGcccggcggcagcagcagcgaCCAGCGGGCAGCAGCACGGGCagtggcaggagaaagaaggcGTGA